AATGGTTGCCTTGCTTTTTCTCAAATACAATAACATCGAAAAAGCTTTAGTTTTAAATAGTAGTCTTGCTCTTGTTGGGCCAATTATCCTGATACTAACAACTACGATTGGGTTAGTTGGAATCGCCGAGAAAATTTCCTTTATTAAAATCCTTTGGATATTTACTGGTGTTGCTTTTATTTTGTATGGGGTGAAGAGTAGCTAACTGTATTGTTACTCTTCATTTTCTTTTATTCGTTACGAGATAATAATGCCCTTTCTAAATTATAAGACTCATCGATCATTGTTTTATTTGATGATAGATACGGCGTAGATGGTAATTGAAAAGTATTTAAATCAACGATATATTTCGGTCGTCTTTTTGCTTCCGTGTATAACTTTCCGATATATTCACCAATTAACCCGATGGCTATAAGCTGCAACCCTCCGATCAGCCAGATTGAGGTAATGAGTGAAGTCCATCCTGTTACAGTCGTTCCAAAGAATTTTAAAGAAAAGAAATAAAGGCCAAATAACAGACTGACAAAAAAGGAAATAAAACCTGAAAAAAGGACCAGTCGTATTGGAGTAACCGAAAATGACGTTATGCCATCGAGTGCAAAAGCTAACATTTTTTTAATTGGATACTTAGATTCACCTGCAAGTCGCTTCTTCCGTGCATAGTAAACAGAGGTTGAACGAAATCCAATTAATGGTATAATGCCACGCAAAAATAAATTAACCTCTTTAAACCTCTCTAGTTCCTCTAATGCCCTTTTACTCATTAGTCGATAATCTGCATGATTATAGACCAATTTAACCCCCATTTTTTCCATTAACCTATAATATCCCTGTGCTGTAGTCCGTTTAAAATACGAGTCAGTTTCTCTGTTATCGCGAACTCCAAATACAATTTCATAACCCTCGTTATATTTCATGACAAATTCTCGGATAACTTCGATATCATCCTGCAGGTCTGCATCAATAGAAATTACACAATCGGACATATCCTTTGCTGTTAATAATCCAGCCAGCAATGCATTTTGATGTCCCACATTTCGAGATAATTTGATGCCTCTAACCCTTTCATTCTTTAATCCTTCCTTATAAATGATCATCCAAGTATGATCCTTGCTTCCATCATCAACAAACAAAAGTCGGCTTTTCTTCGATATCATGCCCTCTTTCATTAACTGTTCTAATAAACCATTTAATTGTGAAATTGTGGATTCTAGCACTTCTTCCTCATTGTAGCAAGGAATTACAATTGTAAGGGTTGGTTCCATCATAATCGTATCCTCCCAGATGCTTAAAACACTTTATATAAGTAAATTTTCCATGCAGAGTTCTTTGATTCAAAAACCTTTTCCAGAGTTAAACCATTCTCTTTAGCATTTAATATTGGAATACCTGAAAACAGGTACTGTCCACCCATCTCCTTAAAAGGTTCTAAG
The DNA window shown above is from Bacillus sp. T3 and carries:
- a CDS encoding YqhV family protein, whose protein sequence is MFEKAILSMSLLRILSGSIEIMVALLFLKYNNIEKALVLNSSLALVGPIILILTTTIGLVGIAEKISFIKILWIFTGVAFILYGVKSS
- a CDS encoding glycosyltransferase family 2 protein yields the protein MMEPTLTIVIPCYNEEEVLESTISQLNGLLEQLMKEGMISKKSRLLFVDDGSKDHTWMIIYKEGLKNERVRGIKLSRNVGHQNALLAGLLTAKDMSDCVISIDADLQDDIEVIREFVMKYNEGYEIVFGVRDNRETDSYFKRTTAQGYYRLMEKMGVKLVYNHADYRLMSKRALEELERFKEVNLFLRGIIPLIGFRSTSVYYARKKRLAGESKYPIKKMLAFALDGITSFSVTPIRLVLFSGFISFFVSLLFGLYFFSLKFFGTTVTGWTSLITSIWLIGGLQLIAIGLIGEYIGKLYTEAKRRPKYIVDLNTFQLPSTPYLSSNKTMIDESYNLERALLSRNE